One Tunturibacter gelidoferens genomic region harbors:
- a CDS encoding YciI family protein has protein sequence MRFMVIAKATPETEKEGALPDPQLLLEMGKYNEELMKAGVLLALDGLHPSSKGARVKFSGKSRTVIDGPFTEAKELIAGFSILQVKSLEEAIELVKRAPNCNPGSDSEVEIRQIFEMEDFAPILTEEQIQHKVERRAELPNQTANK, from the coding sequence ATGCGATTCATGGTCATCGCCAAAGCAACCCCAGAGACAGAAAAAGAAGGCGCCCTCCCCGATCCACAGCTCTTGCTCGAGATGGGCAAGTACAACGAAGAGCTCATGAAGGCTGGCGTCCTGCTCGCCCTCGATGGCCTTCATCCCAGCTCCAAGGGCGCACGTGTCAAATTCTCCGGCAAGTCTCGTACCGTCATCGACGGCCCCTTCACCGAGGCCAAGGAGCTCATCGCCGGCTTCTCGATTCTGCAGGTCAAGTCCCTCGAAGAGGCCATCGAGTTGGTCAAGCGTGCCCCCAACTGCAACCCGGGCAGCGACTCCGAAGTCGAAATCCGCCAGATCTTTGAGATGGAAGATTTTGCACCCATCTTGACCGAAGAGCAGATCCAGCACAAAGTAGAGCGCCGAGCTGAGCTGCCAAATCAGACCGCCAACAAATAG
- a CDS encoding YciI family protein has product MPQYLLANYLPDNFDPSTMTEATVRAINDLNDELEAAGARLMACGLSPASHAKSLRGQPNGEVLITDGPYLEAKEHIGGFWILEAADMDEALAWARKATIDPRSRGEVREIPYSSLPGGTPHPSRVKP; this is encoded by the coding sequence ATGCCGCAATATTTGCTTGCGAATTACCTTCCCGACAACTTCGACCCGTCCACCATGACCGAAGCGACGGTACGCGCTATCAATGATCTCAACGACGAGTTGGAAGCTGCTGGTGCCAGGCTCATGGCTTGCGGGCTCAGCCCAGCCAGCCATGCGAAGTCGCTACGGGGGCAGCCCAACGGCGAGGTGCTCATCACCGACGGCCCGTATCTGGAAGCCAAGGAGCACATCGGTGGTTTTTGGATACTGGAAGCCGCTGACATGGACGAGGCGCTGGCGTGGGCCCGCAAGGCTACCATCGACCCTCGGTCGCGGGGCGAGGTGCGCGAGATACCATACAGCAGCCTGCCGGGTGGCACACCTCACCCATCGCGGGTCAAGCCGTAA